The nucleotide sequence ttaattagggtttaatcaagtgttgctgaatgtgtgattaagaaattagtaaagctttggtgtatctttgaagcatttaataagatgtgttgatttagcatattagtagtagaagagaatgcagtagatgacatgtgcttgtagtatatgtttttagatgatgttgactaccttgctttcaaacatatccattgtattcatatCATTCGATGCACCGCTTGCATaggcacttacgcacattgcatcatacaggatcgcaaaccgagaacccagtcgtcatacccgaggagcccgaggagcagttcgaggtgcagccgcaggaagtgcccgaagccgacgaggaggacgttgaggaacttccagagtgccccgatcaccgcccgagctccttcgagagaggcaagccccggagcatttttctcccggtttgcaatttttaattaaatactttactttaattgatgcattacgttcaggagttgtttgcaaccgttgctgcattataccttggctacctttgttatactatatccttgttaccctggtatccgcagtcgagtcaatgcttagctggcttagaccggtagaagtcgggtgattttctgtcacctacgagctataggtgggttaactggatctgcttggatgactatgaagtcatggtataactaagtgttaaatgaagttgagaccggatgaagacttacagagttttggactgtagtgctttccgtctgtgtcgattaaggaccgaccgttgttgggcctcgagtcatgttgaacgcatgccttacatttagctggccggataaagtaccttccgaccgcgaagctgggagattattcgggtcgagtagattgcccgcagcgcactgtgctagagcaggtgtggtaggacacgggggcgagatgataagaccaaagtgcagtcggtcggcccccgagtacatgtggttcctggcaaactcgagattcctggatagttgactcggtgatcaatatctcactttagcgggtgaatgaggtttgtgtaaggaataaatcaccagctggttaggaatcgattcgaatcgccatcgctcctggatagtgagcacttgacttgagtgacttcatcgtagtaatattgatggaacacttggacagttatcatgaatatgacattatggaaattgtttaatgatcattggttatcattatctgcttaatcgcatatttgctctagtataggtgcaaatctagtcgacaggttaataacaattaacttgacaataatgcttttgaaaagggtcaatgctaaaaatgcttctttttgcaaatgagtcaactaccctactataaagcccttcataatccttggtgtcacttattttcggttatgtcgggtaagtctagctgagtaccttctcgtactcagggttttatttccacttgttgcagatagacagatgtattacggctactgtatcaactgcctttatcctgcgatggatgatgcttaggaccatgggcatggtcattccttacatctcgtctgatgcttttgttggagatgatcattcgctgtcactatatttgaactccgtgtgagtatgtgtggtttgaacaaatgacttccgctacttttattcaaacttgttttgtaataactatgtttaaactctgatgtatctgagacgcaaacttttatgtaatatgtgatggtgaccgctaaacttattacgatcttggctggaatggaagttggtttgaaatacttcgtgatttcacggactaccaggttatacgggcttaagtttgccaaatcgtctgctctggcggatgattttcttacttaatttcgtataattggtcggttctattacatggGGATATGAAAGAAATAATCTCCAACTGCATTCGTAAGGACAAGGATGAGAAGTATTATTTCCCATGAAGATAGAGATGAAAAATGTGATGAAGATGATAGGAGAGAATCTAACCCCCGACGGGAAATTCATTGCTGACATCTCTATACACAGAACCGATTCACATCTGTCACTTGATCTGCGAGTCACAAGCGCCACATTAAAAAAGCATTACCACATTTGATATTTGTAGCTGCATCTGGATGCTCACATAGAGACATCTAGCTTAAAAACTATTCTATCCGTTCATAAAAGGATATAATTCTTACTTTTTTAATAAGAAATAAAAAGCTTCAGAGTTGGACTAAAGTTAAGAAAGTACTAATATTTATAACATAAAAATAAATTAATTGTGAATTATATTTTGGCAGTAAATCTAGTTAGAGATATGGAGTAAATGTTTATATTGTTTATTACAAACTTGATTAAAATTAAGCTAGTTTAACCTGCGTTGTTGTACAAATCTCATAGTTGTTGCATCTTTTTTTTCTTCAGAAATACTATACAATACACATGTGTTTTAACGTAAAAAAACATATGGATTTTCTCTCTCTTCGACTGTCTGTGCGTAAGCCCGGCTGTATATGCATGGTCTGGTACGACGTTGATGTGTAAGCCCGGTACTGGGAGGTCACCGGTTCACCGACCTTATCGTACTTGAGACCAAAGGATGTCATCGTCAGCACACGGAGGCGCTGGTCGGAGTCGTAGTCCTCGGCCACCCGAGACTAGATTTGTCCTCTTGTCTTGCATAAAAAAAATTGTTTATTATGATATGTAGATCTATGATTTTATGATTTATGATTGTCTGAAGGTAGAAAAAGGCTGGaggttgttggatcttaattctatggtgtaaaaaaatttATGTGTTAAAACTGCATAAAATACATGGTTGTTGGGTAGACCTGCTCTTTATTTGTTTCTTGAGAAACTGTTGCATGTTTTGATAAACGATCGGAATTGACGGTGCTGCCTGCTTTGTCGTTGAATTTTGGTTGGGTGGCCGAAGCGAAGCCCAACCTGCCCACTCCACCCCACCCCATCATCTAAACAAACGCCTCGCGCCCCACCTACCCCCCGGCCCCCGCCCTCCTCGCCCAGTGGGTCCTCCGCCGCCGCATCTCCCATCTCCCGTCTCTCCCTCTTCCGCCTCCCCTCCGATCTCCTTCTCCTCCGCCGCATCACCTCTCCCGAACCCTAGACCCACGCGCGCGCCCATTGCCTCCGGTCGCCATGTCGGCCGCTCATCTTCTCCGCCACTCCCGCAAGGTCTGTGTGCGTGTCCCTCCCCCTTTTCATGGTATGCAATTTTGTGCCATCAAAATGTGTTCGATCTGTCCGATCTTATGCGGGTAATCGCGCCGATGCTTCCTCTTCGCGTGTTGTAAATGTTGATGGATTTTGCAAGCGGGGAGCGAATAGTAATCTATGGATTTTTTTATCTCCCCCGGCTGCTCCGCTGCTAGCAATCATGGCGCCAATCACTCATGGACGTGGGCTTCCGTGCGGATGCATTCTGGAACTAACCATGCTGTTCGATCCGTGCTGCATGTTTGTGTAATTACGTGCACACGATGCGGGTGGTTGATTTTTTGCAGTTTATCATGTCATAAACTGGAGATTCTATCCTGTTTTGCCCCCCCCACCAAAAAAAAAAggttggttggaggatcagtttgGATTGTAAAGTAGAGGTCTTGCAACTGTCATGACATTGACTGGTTGTTTTGCCAAAACCTAGACTATGACTGTGCCCTCTTACATGTTGTTCTCACTTATCATTTATTTCTGCACTCCTTTTATGGGTTGCCATCGCTCCAGCTAGGTTTCTTAAGAACCTTTTCTGCACGCCTTTTATGGGCTGCCATCGCTCCAGCTAGGTTTGTTAAGAACTTGTTCACGTTCAACAGCATAGTGTGCATCCCTCAGTTTGGTAGATTCCATGTACCCTGTTTCACGTGTTTTTATACTAAATTGAGTTACCAAGTAATCTACCATTCTGTTTCTACCTAATGTTTCTTTCTTCCTTCACTTCTACAGCTGCGGAGTTTGCAAAATGCTGTAGGTTGTGAGAATTTTAGTCTTGTTCGGCATTTCTCCAGCGGTTCTGGATCCTTTATCGCCAAGGAAAACGGTATTTGCTAtcattctcatctttcttttattttcttcccTCCTTTTCAGTGACCCATTTCTGAGGAGGTCAATAGCATCTGTAATGTGTCCACTGAACTAGATTAGGGAATGCAGATTCTCGGTCAGGCTACATACGTCTGATAAACTGTTTATTCTATCCAAAAGGCTTATTGCTTTATTTGTCGATACACTTGTGCTATTGTTTTGATTATTGTTCATGCCTCTTAATATCATCTATGTAGACATGTATGCCACCTTATGTTGCGAGTGCACTTATTATTAGATGCTTTACAAATTCATCTATGCTCTTTTCAGTCAGCCTGGATTCAAATATGTGATATAGAAGCATCATTAATTGATTTTCTCACATTTGTGCAAATAACATGAAGTGGTAAAAATATAATTTGGTTTTGGCATTTTAATTACCAAGCTTTGGATTATGGAGTTGATACTTTCATTTCATGACATGCGAGTGTCTGATTCATCACTTTATTATTTTGGACTTCCGGTGTGAACCTGTTTCAGGAAGTAGTTGTTTTGATTTCTGAGGGAATGTGTATAGTGAATAGTTCTCATTTATTGCATGCCCTTCATTGTTGCCATTGAAAATATCATGCCTCTGGTTGCGTCAGGTGTTGGAAAAAGAACCAGAGGTACCAGATTTTCCCAGCATAACCAGTCTGCAAAAGAGCTCGAGACATTCTCACTAGGAGTAAATGGAAGCTGCACTTGGAGAAGAGCATCCAACAGCCTTACCCCAAGTGCTGCTAGCAGGCTCAATGGTTCATTCGCATGGTATGTATCTTTCTAACCTAGAGATGTATTGGAATGCATCAAATGCAAACTACATTAAAGTGGAAAATGAGAAGTAGAAATGTTGACCATTGGATCAGTGCCAGAGGcttccacatgagtggggtctagggaagggaaaaaccgaggcaagccttccccccgcaaaatatTTGAAAATACCCCTGGCTTATTCCACTATCCACAATTTAATGCACACACAAATGTCAATCTGCTCTGCTGTAGAACTATAGAACTCAATCTAATCTGATGAATAATATTGAAGTTTATAACGCTCAGTATTAATTTTAGTTCCCTCCAGATATGCCCTGACCTTGATGTTCCAGTCAGGTCTTGGTAAATACTCTGAAGCTGTTTTGACATTTTTTTGGTTGTTTATTGGCAGTGGACAGGTAGTTTCAGCACGTCCATTCTCAAGTAGTGCAGGTACTGTCCTTTTGTTATACTTTTTTACGCTTTTAATTGGGAAACCTTATTGTTATGACTAGTATATTTCTAAGTGGATCCAGTCCCTTCAagaaatatttgcaaaaatgcAGGGTTACTTTCAAATGCTTGTACAAAATTTGCATCTGCTGGCATTCTGTTTTACTTCTTTCATAAAGTTGCTCCTCTCTGCATCCTGTCTTTTCAATATCTCATTTGTTCATTCACGCACATGTTGATCTGTATTCTGTCACTACAAGTACAACACAGTCAGATGACTCAGATCCCTCACTGCACCGCACCCCACCCACCCATTTTTTCTGTTGAACTTCGGATGCATTTTTGTCCTGCCAGCAAAGCTTTTAGCTTGTTTGCATTGCATTGACAAATTTGAGTATCTTCCAATATTGGGTGTGGTGTCTGCATCTCTTTGTTTCCTATCTCGAATGCTTTAATTCCATTGGCAAAAGCATGGTCCTGTGCTTTCTTATTAACATACTGTGCTTATTCCAGACCTGCCTCCACATCAAGAAATCGGGATGCCGTCTCTTTCGCCTACAATGACTGAGGTATATTTGTCACCCAAAAATCGTTACTACAAACTGAATGATAGCTGAACTGAAACCTGTATTGCTGCTTGTCTTTATTCTGTAAAATTCTTTGTAGGGAAACATTGCCAAGTGGCTTAAGAAGGAAGGAGACAAGGTCTCCCCTGGTGAGGTTCTCTGTGAGGTGGAAACTGTAAGTTTCTTATAATTTGTAGAAGATATGGAACATATGTTATTTGTATTTATTTTTACTTAAGCTGCAGCAGAACCAAATAACATTTGAGTGGATTTCTGGTGATCAGGATAAAGCCACTGTGGAGATGGAGTGCATGGAAGAGGGCTATCTCGCTAAGATTATTCAAGGAGATGGTGCAAAGGAGATTAAAGTTGGCGAGGTACATATTTACTGACTAAAGAATAAATATGATTTTGAGACATCAGTTATCAGTGTAGATAATAATTTGGCCCATTCTTTTCCCTTAGGTCATTGCTATAACTGTAGAAGAAGAGGGTGACATTGAGAAGTTTAAGGATTATAAGCCGTCATCTTCAGCTGAACCTGTAGCTCCTGCTGAATCAAAGGCTCAACCAGAACCTTCCCAGCTGAAGGTGGAGGAAAAAAAGCTTACCCAGACTCCTGAGGCCAAGGCCCCGAAGATTGAAGAAGCTTCTCAATCTGGAGATCGCATATTTGCCAGCCCTCTTGCCCGTAAACTGGCTGAAGATAACAATGTCAGTTCTTGTTATGTCAGCTGTATTGATAGTTTTGATGAATATAGTAGTTAATGTTGAGGGTTTAACAGGTCCCACTATCAAGTGTGAAAGGTACTGGTCCTGATGGGCGTATTTTGAAGGCAGACATTGAAGATTACTTGGGTGAGTTATTACTTCTATGGTTGAAAACATTTGATCTCTTGTAAGTTCTAAGCTTATGCATTTATACTGCCAAGTTAAATTTGGATGTCTTCCCCATTTAAGTACCTGCCATGATTGATATATAGTGTTCTGTTTAGTTGGCTGGAATTTTTCTAGATGGCCCAGTATGTATTCCCCTTGCTAACTGCCTGTTGTTGATTGTTGTATATGGTGTGTTCTAGTTGTTGAGTCTGAATCTTTAGATTATAACGTGTGTCAGATTCTCTATATTAGAACCTTTCAGGATTGATACTAGAATTTTGAACAGCGCAAGACTGAGTCTCTGATTTGGCATTGTGGTTGATTGTGGTAGCCAACTTGCTGGAACCACTTTTAACAGTTCATTGTTTAACGGATTTTAAAACCATGTTTCGAATCAAGCATTTCTGCTTTCTAAATAATAACTGGAACGTGATAAGAGAGAATTTTGTGTGAGAAAAAATAGGGAAAGATTGACCTTTGCATGACAGGTTTTACTAGAGTTTAATCTGATTTGCCAAACATGGTGCCAAGAATTTCAAGACTGTTTGTGCAGCAGCCTGGAAAAATAAGCTCAACCCAAGTGTAAACTGGCCCTAAGTGGCGCCATCACATGCTTTTGTTTCCCTGCAGGGTTATGCTAGTTAGATTCTGCAGAGAAAAGTTCAATTCACTCAGTTGTTTCCCTGAATCCTTGTTACACTTGTTTAGTTACTTGATTATTTGACTTTAGGTTATATAATGTTATTGCCTCACTACATCATGATTGTTGCATCTTATTTCATTTGTGTAATAAACTTGTAATAATATCCCATGTTTTCGCATTTTGGATTCATTTAGCTGAACCAACTGTAATCTAACTTCTGACCCCCCTGGTGTTAATGAAACTTCTGTAGCCAAGGGTGGGACGAGGGAGGCTTTTGCAGCTCCAGGGCTAGGTTATATCGATATTCCAAATGCACAGATAAGAAAGGTAAATTTTGATGGCCAGAATGTTAGGCAGCATTTTCATATTTAGATGTTAACAGCCTGAGAATGTGTTGACCAGGTTACCGCGAACCGCTTGCTAGCATCGAAACAGACCATTCCTCATTACTACTTGACAGTAGATGCACGCGTTGACAAACTTGTCAAGTATGTTTCTAACCTAATTTGTGATTTACAGAGCTCTTTTCGTTGGTGGAACAGCACTGATTCCTTTATTACTTCTAACTATGAGTTCCTTGTGTCATTCTAATCCACAGGTTGCGAGGTGAACTGAACCCACTGCAGGATGCTTCTGGTGGAAAGAAAATATCAATTAATGATCTTGTCATCAAGGTAATTGTGGGTTCTCCCTTTTGGTTTGGTATTCTATTGTGCATTTAGGTTTGTTTTTGTTATTTGTACTGATATTCTATTAATTTCCTCTCTGCTGTGCAGTAATGAATGTCTTTATTTGATATGCAGGCTGCAGCTTTGGCTCTTCGAAAGGTCCCACAGTGTAACAGCTCATGGATGAATGATTTTATTCGCCAGTAAGTTCCGATGGTTCATTTGTACTGGGAAGATATTTTATTATCTCTTATCCTAGAACAGTTAAATATGGTACTTATTTCTGGTACAGATACCACAATGTGAACATCAACGTGGCCGTACAGACTGAACATGGATTGTTTGTTCCAGTAATTAGGGTAAGCTACTCCAAATATTTCCTATGTGTTCTTTCTGTTGTTTGTAAATTGGTACTTCTTTTGGAGAATTCTAACTTCTACTTATGCTGCAGGATGCAGACAAGAAGGGACTTGGTACAATTGCTGAGGAGGTGAAGCAGTTGGCTCAAAAAGCAAGAGATAATAGCTTAAAACCAGCAGATTACGAGGTATGTTGTGCATACTAAGTGTGCTAAGCTGGAAAGTAGAAATGAGAAAAATTCATGACATATTGGTGCTGCATTTTCAGGGTGGCACCTTCACCGTATCAAACTTGGGAGGCCCCTTTGGAATTAAACAATTCTGTGCCATCATAAATCCTCCTCAGTCAGCAATTTTGGCCATTGGTTCTGGTAATGAGTTCTGGAACATTTCCACTTATATGCTAGCAGTTCTCTGTTTTTTTAAAAGCCATGTTATCTTATTTGTGCTAACCTGGCTTTTAGCACTTGGACCAAGAATCATACATAATCTTGAATATAGTACCGCTGAGTGATTAGTAATTTAGTTCTGCAAGCAGGATGTTTAACCTAAACATTAGTTGGCATGTGTTTTGTTTCTATGCTATATTTGCTACTTCAGAATGATTTAATAGCTTCTTGTTTCGCTAGCAGTGCCTAATGTTCTTTCATGgttaattgcattcttttgagcAGCTGAGAAGAGGGTGATACCTGGTTCCGCTGAGGTTCAGTATGAATTTGGTTCATTCATGTCAGCTACACTGAGCTGTGACCACAGGGTTATAGATGGTAAGCTATTGGTCGTTGTGCGACGTCTCCATGTACTGTGGACTAGGACTTAACTCTGCTGTTCCTTGAAACTATGCAGGTGCAATCGGTGCGGAATTTCTGAAAGCTTTCAAGGGCTACATCGAGAACCCTACCTCAATGCTGCTGTGAAGTTAGGATGGATGACCTAACACAATTCTTGTCAAGTTGTTAAATAACCAGGCCACCCAAAACTGGCGTCTCCAAACCAATAGCGCAGAGCCGTCTTCTCCTTTTTGATATTGCCAGTGTTAAGTAGGATCAACGGATACAGGCCTTATTGAGGTCATTTTTGGGTTTGTCCTCACGGACAATTGATGGGAATAAATATGAAAGAAGCCGACATGGGAAGGAACTATTTGcttcatgttcgcttggcttataagtcgtattttttcaaccaatgaataatatttttctcttgtaACAAATCAATTAACAGTAATTTCAGTtaaggcttatcagccaagcgaacagggcattgaTTTTTGAAACATTGCTATGCGATTAGAAAACTCTAAATCTGTTGAGGTTTTCCACAGTAAGCGTGATTTGGTGTGTTGATATCTTGATAAGAGTGGTAATCATGTATTCGTTTAAGATGTTATGATACATGTCGGCAGCTGGGGAGCAACCGCAATGTTATTCAAAAGCAGTTCATAGAGATTAAAATAATCTTTATTAGTTAGCTAAAATAATGTGAGACCAGTTCATAAAGTAGCCTATAAtggcctcgttcgctggtctgaaactggtGGAAAAATACTGATTTGGCTGAATTGTtgcgagaaaaatactgttccggctgaaaaagaagccgaacaagttgAATATGGGGTAAGTCGAACAGGACCAATAAAAGATACCTTAAACTTATGGACTACATATTTTGTTAGCTGCTTTCTCTATTTTAAATTGAGCCATTTCAACTTTCTTGGAAGGTAAAGCATCTTAGCAaaaatttgatcaaaattatagaaaaaattaCAAAGACTTGTAACTTTAAATAAgtatatgaaaatataattaataaagaatctaatgatatctatttggtattatatatattattattttattatataaatttagttaaatttgagaTGCATTGACTCTCAATAAAActggaataacttataatttgggatggagcgACTTATAACTTCAAATAAGTATATGAAAATacaattaatgaagaatctaataatACCTATTTGgtaccataaatattattattttgttatataaatttggtctaatttgagatgctttgactcttaaTAAAGTTGAAAAgttagaataacttataatttgggatggagtgaGACATTTGTTTGAGGGATTGTTAACTATATCAATTTGTAAGCCTATTTTAACGCCAAAAGTTGTCAACATGTCCCTAATTAAAACTCTTGCTGTCGTGCCATCTGCGCAGGCTCGGCAGTGCGGCCCGATAGCACTGTAGCATATTTAGTGAAGACAGAAGCCTTGGCGTGAACGGTGAACCAAAGCACTCGAACCTGGAAATTTTAGTCAGTGGTAGGCTTGTATTAAAATCATCATATTTAAATAAGCTAAAAATAGAATAAAATGTCAATACTTTTATTATAATTTTGATTAAAAATTAAGTTAGTTTGATTTACACAAATATTATAGTTGCATTTCTTCGTGAACGGAGAGGgtactaaggccccgttcgctggtctgaaacttggctgaaactgactgaaaacactgttccggctgaattgttgtgagagaaaaatactgttccggttgaaaaaagaagccgaacaaaccgaatatggggtaagccgaacatggacgaaaaaaataaaaaaagtggaGTGGAGCAAGACTATAAGTGGGCTATAGGCTGACGTGGAGGAGAAAGAAGATGAGAGAGGAAGCGGGTTGAGCCggcttagatgcaaaagtcaaaaaactctgtgagagagacaagtaggTGGTAACTACTATCGGTAATGCTTGGTTCAGGACGTCTATATGTCAAGATAGACCGAACGCCACACGCACGACGACCAAGAGAAAAAAGAGGGTTGTAGTCAGGCGGGGCCCGCATCCGTCCTTTCTGTTGGACATCGCATGGGAGTGCGTGCGACCACTCACTCTGAGCGTGGTGCATGTAGCGCATGGTGCCCCAGGCATGGGCTATTACCACACGACGCTAGGAGTTTGTGAAAGAAGTGGGGGAGGGCATCTGCATGCaccgtgtcggtgttttggaccggtgggtcctcaaccaactaatGAAAATATATTGCGTGcctctaatcccggatggtgatgcaaagagacataaggtttatactggttcaggcgataggcgccctacgtccagtctgagagatcgatctagtattccttgcaccaaaatgctcgtagtagggggttacaagcagggcgagagagggagctagtcccaggtctctgcgtggagcggtgtgggttgcttgagatgttgatctcaggcagcggggaagcgtgcgcGTTACAGAGTGTCGAGTGTGTGTTCGTCTATCTCCTCAGTCCCCTCTGTGTGAGCGTGTTCGTAGACCTAAACCCCCTTGAAACGGTCCCGGTCCctctcttttatagttgaaggggggcaggggtgatacatgtgttagctacgtggcgtcgtgcgaacagaggcggcatgtccgagccctatagcatgttactgtggcggcatggtcgatggagtggtcctgcccttgaagtgctggagcaacgcgcccgtcacatccgatcctgtgcgacgtgggaggcgggcgacgtgtcggtcgctgtgtgttgactgcgtgaagagccgaggctcagttggtgccgaggccgagccatcgtggggggctcggcgggcgcgaatcccaaggttgccgagaccctgaggTAGACTGCCtaggcgtggagggagcagttgatcctgtacactgattctgaggctatagtggcccagacttgactccccacatcgcgttgttcctagagcaggggttaggtagcacagtgcagtgggcgccggtcgtgggcacagtaccgagcacagcggccggtaacccctgccctgtcctgtcctagacggcatggcttcgatgtgacttgcgtctcgtcggccactccgccgtGTCGAAccgtcgtccggctgatgtcgtgggagtggttggccgCATTGATTGGGcgtgacgttctgtcagggagatcagccgaggcggaggcgacggggttgtttgccgagctgGTCTCGAGTGAAGCAGAGAATCGACACCttgtccgaggctttacgcgcggggcctcgagcgagacggagaatcggttccccatccAAGGCCTTTCATGCGAGGCCTCGCGCGGGACGGAGAATCGGTAGACCGTCCGAGGCcactcgtgcgaggcctcgatcgA is from Miscanthus floridulus cultivar M001 chromosome 7, ASM1932011v1, whole genome shotgun sequence and encodes:
- the LOC136466880 gene encoding dihydrolipoyllysine-residue acetyltransferase component 2 of pyruvate dehydrogenase complex, mitochondrial-like, encoding MSAAHLLRHSRKLRSLQNAVGCENFSLVRHFSSGSGSFIAKENGVGKRTRGTRFSQHNQSAKELETFSLGVNGSCTWRRASNSLTPSAASRLNGSFACGQVVSARPFSSSADLPPHQEIGMPSLSPTMTEGNIAKWLKKEGDKVSPGEVLCEVETDKATVEMECMEEGYLAKIIQGDGAKEIKVGEVIAITVEEEGDIEKFKDYKPSSSAEPVAPAESKAQPEPSQLKVEEKKLTQTPEAKAPKIEEASQSGDRIFASPLARKLAEDNNVPLSSVKGTGPDGRILKADIEDYLAKGGTREAFAAPGLGYIDIPNAQIRKVTANRLLASKQTIPHYYLTVDARVDKLVKLRGELNPLQDASGGKKISINDLVIKAAALALRKVPQCNSSWMNDFIRQYHNVNINVAVQTEHGLFVPVIRDADKKGLGTIAEEVKQLAQKARDNSLKPADYEGGTFTVSNLGGPFGIKQFCAIINPPQSAILAIGSAEKRVIPGSAEVQYEFGSFMSATLSCDHRVIDGAIGAEFLKAFKGYIENPTSMLL